One genomic region from Amia ocellicauda isolate fAmiCal2 chromosome 4, fAmiCal2.hap1, whole genome shotgun sequence encodes:
- the birc7 gene encoding baculoviral IAP repeat-containing protein 7 has protein sequence MKRGCIQNWCHRKLALCLCHSGARRTGLHPDSVEFSGKLSYRATRNAAGLQYMESRTPVPQREQSQTPQWGTAGMPGTALESDAINPNPNMPDDRNLLTFILVSRMRSEGERLGTFRFWSSDAPVSATDLAKAGFYFLGTGDKVQCFCCGGILRHWVQGDSPLEEHKRHFPTCGFILGRDVGNIPHISSSPDSVDGQILSQLQRMTVEDQVAGGHAVYPEMETEEARLTTFHNWPTSASVQPEILARAGFFYTGHGDNVKCFYCDGGLRNWEPGDDPWQEHAKWFPRCEFLLQARGRDYVSNIQESYFNLGEPASGSQRPAAGEITSGQDVGGNQGLSSVLQSPVTQTVIQMGFEPCLVESLVQTKYLLTGNQYTSVSDLVSDILQAEEEDRQGSEQTREPVQTPRQGMSAGVERAQDQPKEKAGELSPEEQLRQLQEERTCKVCMDKAVSIVFIPCGHLVVCTDCATSLRHCPICRAVIRGSVRAFMS, from the exons ATGAAACGGGGATGCATACAAAACTGGTGCCACAGAAAACTGGCATTGTGTTTGTGCCATTCAGGGGCGCGTCGCACGGGACTTCATCCAGATAGTGTTGAGTTTTCTGGAAAGCTCAGTTACAGGGCAACTCGCAATGCTGCTGGGCTCCAATATATGGAAAGCAGGACGCCAGTGCCACagagagagcagtcccagacTCCACAATGGGGTACGGCTGGTATGCCTGGCACAGCATTGGAAAGCGACGCTATCAACCCAAATCCGAACATGCCGGATGACAGGAATTTATTGACCTTTATTTTGGTGTCCAGGATGAGAAGTGAAGGGGAGAGACTGGGGACTTTCCGATTCTGGTCCAGCGATGCTCCAGTGTCCGCCACTGATCTGGCCAAAGCTGGGTTTTATTTCCTAGGAACCGGGGACAAGGTACAGTGCTTCTGCTGTGGTGGGATACTGAGACACTGGGTACAAGGAGACAGCCCCTTGGAAGAGCATAAGAGACACTTCCCGACATGCGGTTTTATACTGGGCAGGGACGTGGGAAATATCCCCCACATTTCCAGCTCTCCCGACTCCGTGGACGGACAGATTCTCAGTCAGCTGCAACGCATGACAGTGGAAGACCAAGTGGCCGGAGGGCATGCGGTTTATCCAGAGATGGAGACAGAAGAGGCACGGTTGACAACTTTCCACAACTGGCCGACCTCTGCCTCTGTGCAGCCAGAGATTCTAGCTAGAGCCGGGTTTTTCTACACTG GTCACGGTGACAACGTTAAATGCTTCTACTGTGATGGGGGACTTCGAAACTGGGAGCCAGGGGATGACCCTTGGCAAGAGCATGCAAAGTGGTTTCCACG TTGTGAATTTTTGCTTCAAGCAAGAGGAAGAGATTATGTTAGCAACATCCAGGAATCCTATTTTAATCTTGGGGAACCAGCG agtggatctcaaagaccagcaGCTGGAGAGATCACATCTGGACAAG atgtGGGTGGTAATCAGGGATTGTCCTCTGTGCTACAGTCTCCAGTGACCCAGACTGTGATACAGATGGGGTTTGAACCCTGTCTGGTGGAGAGTTTAGTTCAGACCAAGTACCTGCTTACTGGCAATCAGTATACCTCAGTGTCTGACCTGGTGTCTGATATACTTCAAGCGGAAGAAGAGGACAGGCAAGGATCAGAACAGACTAGAG agCCAGTACAGACACCAAGACAAGGTATGAGTGCGGGAGTTGAGAGGGCGCAGGATCAACCTAAAGAAAAAG cgGGAGAGCTGAGCCCCGAGGAGCAGCTGAGACAGCTACAGGAGGAGCGCACGTGCAAAGTGTGTATGGACAAGGCCGTCTCCATTGTCTTCATTCCCTGTGGGCACCTGGTAGTGTGCACCGACTGCGCCACCAGCCTGAGGCACTGCCCTATCTGCCGCGCCGTCATCCGCGGCAGTGTCCGAGCATTCATGTCCTGA
- the ythdf1 gene encoding YTH domain-containing family protein 1 isoform X1 produces MSATSIDPQRAKGQETKVQNGSLHQKDTVHDNDFEPYLTSQSNQMNYFKNNSYPSMTDPYLSSYYAPSIGFPYPLSEAPWSTGGDPPIPYLTTYGQLSNGDHHFMHDTVFGQPGGLGSNIYQHRFNFFPENPAFSAWGTSGSQGQQTQSSAYGGSYSYPPSSLGGTLVDGQTGFHNDTLNKAPGMNSIEQGMVGLKIGGDMAGSAVKTVGSVINSTGISSAVTGNGNATIGMPPPKPTSWAAIASKPAKPQPKIKAKPGVPIAGGALPPPPIKHNMDIGTWDNKGPVTKVPPPQQQQQQQQQQQQQQHHHQPHPHPHQHPHQHQQHQQQQQVLSPQMAAHQLHQQMQPHAMQPQQQPPLPQYQNHNHNQNQPPQNRWVAPRNRNPGYGGQGSSTDSTSSSNASSGAPGPGAESHPVLEKLRAAHSYNPRDFDWNVKNARVFIIKSYSEDDIHRSIKYSIWCSTEHGNKRLDNAFRTMNGKGPVYLLFSVNGSGHFCGVAEMRSPVDYGTSAGVWSQDKWKGKFDVKWLFVKDVPNSQLRHIRLENNDNKPVTNSRDTQEVPLEKAKQVLKIIATYKHTTSIFDDFSHYEKRQEEEEVVRKNFEPPPIQSRSRLDQERQNRSKQ; encoded by the exons ATGTCTGCTACAAGCATTGACCCTCAG AGAGCCAAAGGACAAGAAACTAAAG TGCAAAATGGTTCACTTCATCAAAAGGACACAGTTCATGACAATGATTTTGAACCATACCTCACTAGTCAGTCTAATCAG ATGAATTATTTTAAG AACAACAGTTATCCATCCATGACCGACCCATATTTGTCCAGCTACTATGCCCCTTCCATCGGATTCCCCTATCCCCTCAGCGAAGCGCCCTGGTCTACAGGTGGTGACCCCCCAATCCCTTACTTGACAACCTACGGACAGCTGAGCAATGGCGACCATCATTTTATGCACGATACTGTTTTCGGTCAACCCGGGGGACTTGGGAGCAATATCTACCAGCACAGGTTTAACTTTTTCCCTGAAAACCCGGCCTTTTCAGCCTGGGGAACCAGTGGGTCTCAGGGACAGCAGACTCAGAGCTCAGCCTATGGAGGCAGTTACAGTTATCCGCCCAGCTCCCTGGGGGGGACTTTAGTGGACGGGCAAACAGGATTTCACAACGACACTTTAAACAAAGCGCCGGGCATGAACAGCATCGAGCAGGGCATGGTGGGACTGAAGATCGGGGGCGATATGGCGGGCTCCGCTGTGAAAACGGTGGGCTCTGTCATCAACAGCACGGGCATCAGTAGCGCGGTGACGGGGAACGGCAACGCCACCATCGGCATGCCCCCCCCCAAGCCCACCTCTTGGGCAGCCATTGCCAGCAAACCGGCCAAGCCACAACCAAAAATAAAGGCTAAGCCCGGCGTGCCAATTGCAGGTGGCGCTTTGCCCCCACCGCCCATCAAACACAACATGGATATTGGTACCTGGGACAACAAAGGTCCTGTGACAAAGGTCCCGCctccgcagcagcagcagcagcagcagcagcagcagcagcagcagcagcaccatcATCAGCCACATCCTCATCCGCATCAACATCCCCATCAGCATCAGCAgcatcaacagcagcagcaggtccTGTCCCCTCAGATGGCTGCCCACCAGCTGCACCAACAGATGcagccccatgccatgcagccccagcagcagcCCCCCCTGCCGCAGTACCAGAACCACAACCACAACCAGAACCAGCCGCCCCAAAACCGCTGGGTGGCCCCCCGCAACCGCAATCCGGGCTATGGCGGCCAGGGCAGCAGCACTGACAGCACCTCCTCGAGCAACGCCTCCTCGGGCGCCCCAGGCCCCGGCGCGGAATCGCACCCTGTGCTGGAGAAGCTGCGCGCCGCCCACAGCTACAACCCGCGGGACTTCGACTGGAACGTGAAGAACGCCCGCGTGTTCATCATCAAGAGCTACTCGGAGGACGACATCCACCGCTCCATCAAGTACTCCATCTGGTGCAGCACAGAGCACGGCAACAAGCGCCTGGACAACGCCTTCCGCACCATGAACGGCAAGGGCCCCGTCTACCTGCTGTTCAGCGTCAACGGCAGTGGACACTTCTGCGGCGTGGCCGAGATGCGCTCCCCGGTGGATTATGGCACGAGCGCAGGCGTCTGGTCGCAGGACAAGTGGAAGGGCAAATTTGACGTCAAGTGGCTCTTTGTCAAAGACGTGCCCAACAGCCAACTCCGGCACATCCGCCTGGAGAACAATGACAACAAGCCAGTGACGAATTCTCGAGACACGCAGGAGGTGCCCTTGGAGAAAGCCAAGcaagtgcttaaaattattgCGACTTACAAGCATACCACCTCAATCTTTGATGACTTTTCACATTATGAAAAAAggcaggaggaagaggaggttgTTCGCAAG AACTTTGAGCCGCCTCCGATCCAGAGCCGGTCAAGATTGGACCAG GAACGCCAAAATCGAAGTAAACAATAG
- the ythdf1 gene encoding YTH domain-containing family protein 1 isoform X2 → MSATSIDPQRAKGQETKVQNGSLHQKDTVHDNDFEPYLTSQSNQNNSYPSMTDPYLSSYYAPSIGFPYPLSEAPWSTGGDPPIPYLTTYGQLSNGDHHFMHDTVFGQPGGLGSNIYQHRFNFFPENPAFSAWGTSGSQGQQTQSSAYGGSYSYPPSSLGGTLVDGQTGFHNDTLNKAPGMNSIEQGMVGLKIGGDMAGSAVKTVGSVINSTGISSAVTGNGNATIGMPPPKPTSWAAIASKPAKPQPKIKAKPGVPIAGGALPPPPIKHNMDIGTWDNKGPVTKVPPPQQQQQQQQQQQQQQHHHQPHPHPHQHPHQHQQHQQQQQVLSPQMAAHQLHQQMQPHAMQPQQQPPLPQYQNHNHNQNQPPQNRWVAPRNRNPGYGGQGSSTDSTSSSNASSGAPGPGAESHPVLEKLRAAHSYNPRDFDWNVKNARVFIIKSYSEDDIHRSIKYSIWCSTEHGNKRLDNAFRTMNGKGPVYLLFSVNGSGHFCGVAEMRSPVDYGTSAGVWSQDKWKGKFDVKWLFVKDVPNSQLRHIRLENNDNKPVTNSRDTQEVPLEKAKQVLKIIATYKHTTSIFDDFSHYEKRQEEEEVVRKNFEPPPIQSRSRLDQERQNRSKQ, encoded by the exons ATGTCTGCTACAAGCATTGACCCTCAG AGAGCCAAAGGACAAGAAACTAAAG TGCAAAATGGTTCACTTCATCAAAAGGACACAGTTCATGACAATGATTTTGAACCATACCTCACTAGTCAGTCTAATCAG AACAACAGTTATCCATCCATGACCGACCCATATTTGTCCAGCTACTATGCCCCTTCCATCGGATTCCCCTATCCCCTCAGCGAAGCGCCCTGGTCTACAGGTGGTGACCCCCCAATCCCTTACTTGACAACCTACGGACAGCTGAGCAATGGCGACCATCATTTTATGCACGATACTGTTTTCGGTCAACCCGGGGGACTTGGGAGCAATATCTACCAGCACAGGTTTAACTTTTTCCCTGAAAACCCGGCCTTTTCAGCCTGGGGAACCAGTGGGTCTCAGGGACAGCAGACTCAGAGCTCAGCCTATGGAGGCAGTTACAGTTATCCGCCCAGCTCCCTGGGGGGGACTTTAGTGGACGGGCAAACAGGATTTCACAACGACACTTTAAACAAAGCGCCGGGCATGAACAGCATCGAGCAGGGCATGGTGGGACTGAAGATCGGGGGCGATATGGCGGGCTCCGCTGTGAAAACGGTGGGCTCTGTCATCAACAGCACGGGCATCAGTAGCGCGGTGACGGGGAACGGCAACGCCACCATCGGCATGCCCCCCCCCAAGCCCACCTCTTGGGCAGCCATTGCCAGCAAACCGGCCAAGCCACAACCAAAAATAAAGGCTAAGCCCGGCGTGCCAATTGCAGGTGGCGCTTTGCCCCCACCGCCCATCAAACACAACATGGATATTGGTACCTGGGACAACAAAGGTCCTGTGACAAAGGTCCCGCctccgcagcagcagcagcagcagcagcagcagcagcagcagcagcagcaccatcATCAGCCACATCCTCATCCGCATCAACATCCCCATCAGCATCAGCAgcatcaacagcagcagcaggtccTGTCCCCTCAGATGGCTGCCCACCAGCTGCACCAACAGATGcagccccatgccatgcagccccagcagcagcCCCCCCTGCCGCAGTACCAGAACCACAACCACAACCAGAACCAGCCGCCCCAAAACCGCTGGGTGGCCCCCCGCAACCGCAATCCGGGCTATGGCGGCCAGGGCAGCAGCACTGACAGCACCTCCTCGAGCAACGCCTCCTCGGGCGCCCCAGGCCCCGGCGCGGAATCGCACCCTGTGCTGGAGAAGCTGCGCGCCGCCCACAGCTACAACCCGCGGGACTTCGACTGGAACGTGAAGAACGCCCGCGTGTTCATCATCAAGAGCTACTCGGAGGACGACATCCACCGCTCCATCAAGTACTCCATCTGGTGCAGCACAGAGCACGGCAACAAGCGCCTGGACAACGCCTTCCGCACCATGAACGGCAAGGGCCCCGTCTACCTGCTGTTCAGCGTCAACGGCAGTGGACACTTCTGCGGCGTGGCCGAGATGCGCTCCCCGGTGGATTATGGCACGAGCGCAGGCGTCTGGTCGCAGGACAAGTGGAAGGGCAAATTTGACGTCAAGTGGCTCTTTGTCAAAGACGTGCCCAACAGCCAACTCCGGCACATCCGCCTGGAGAACAATGACAACAAGCCAGTGACGAATTCTCGAGACACGCAGGAGGTGCCCTTGGAGAAAGCCAAGcaagtgcttaaaattattgCGACTTACAAGCATACCACCTCAATCTTTGATGACTTTTCACATTATGAAAAAAggcaggaggaagaggaggttgTTCGCAAG AACTTTGAGCCGCCTCCGATCCAGAGCCGGTCAAGATTGGACCAG GAACGCCAAAATCGAAGTAAACAATAG